The genomic DNA GTGCAATTTCTTCCAGGATAAGGATAAACCTTCAGGACTTAAGAACCAATTGATGCTGTATATGCAATGTAGTCGGAGACTCTGTAAGGAGGGTGTGAGGAAATAGCGGGGCATccggaggcatgcagaggccTAATTGAGCCCTGTACCTCCCAAATGTTGTAACATTGCGGAGGGCTCTGCAtagacatgattggttgacggtaatTGGGGGGCGGGAAGTCCTGTACAAACACAAACttacttccttgacaacttccttcacaccAGCTCTGCTCAACAGCTCTGCGCTGCTCCACGAAGCTCAAAACGTATGAATGCCCGGACTTCTGCAGAGTCCGTATCACTGTAAAGGCCAATGCAGACTGCAGATTGACCATGTAGCACCTTTAATTGTCATTAATGTAACAGTAAATACTGACACCTAGTGGAAAGAAATAGATAATGGGTTAAGACGAATGTATTGAATTGACTTGTAAATAAACCCTGGATTGaggatgctatgtattggccattgtgAGGCTTTGAAGCCACAGGTCGGCCATATTGtcactccccagtaggagcagtcctccataggattgaatggaattctacagtgtTTCAAGGATGAAATTACATATATTTAGGTATTGTTTTGCATAGCTCACAAATATCATTTCAAAGTATGCATTAAGGAGGCAAAAATGAATGTCGACATTAAtacatgcatttctatagcttccaaaatattttttacaacggTGGgtgagtgccaagatggaggcacggtggcttcaacacagcaccCTCTATCAGTCATCTCTtgaacatacactatatatacaaagtatgtgaACACACCTTTAAATTTgtgaattcggctatttcagccacaccgttgctgacagctgtataaaattgagcacacagctatgcaatctccgtagacaaacattggcagtagaatggccataAAAATAATctctcctcggttgcaacactcactactgagttccaaactgcctcgaaGTAACGTCAGCACAGGAACTGTTCGTcaagggagcttcatgaaataggtttccatggctgagcagccgtacacaagatcaccatgcgcaatgccaagtgtcggctggagtggtgtaaagctcactgccatttgactctggagcagtggaaacgcactctctggagtgatgattcacacttcaccatctggcactctgaccgacaaatctgggtttggaggatgccaggagaacgctacctgccccaatgcatcgtgccaactgtaaatttcgatggtggaggaataatggtctggggctgtttttcatggttcgggctaggtcccttagttacagtgaagggaaatcttaacgctttagcatacaatgacattctagattattctgtgcttctaactttgtggcaacagtttggggaaggccctttcatgtttcagcatgacaatgccccagtgcacaaagcgaggtccatacagaaaagtTTTTTTGAGATtggcgtggaagaacttgactgtcctgcacagagccctgacctcaaccgcatcgaacacctttgggatgaattggaacgctcaGTCAGGCCTtagtcgcccaacatcagtgtccaatctcactaatgctcttgtgattgaatggaagcaagtccccacagcaatgttccaacatctagtgcaaAGCCTTCCCATAATAGTGcaggctgttatggcagcaaaggggggaaccaaattcatattaatgcccatgattttggaatgagatactTTTGGACATGAATTGTAGAAATAATTTGTTAAGACAGGAGTAATTGTTGTTAAGTTGTATTGAATAAAATTGGGAATACATGTCACATCAAGAGACGACACCTGACTATTCATGTAACTCACTAACAGTGTTACTTTAAGAACAGGTTTCTAGAAATGCTTTCAGAGAGAAAGAAACCTGACATGACAGTGTGAACAAAATGTTATAGTGATTTATTAAAGGTTCTAAAAGTTATAGCAGTTCCATTTTTTTTCACAGAATAATAAATTGCAGTTATAGAAAGTGCATTTATGAAATTCCAAACACAGTATAAACAAATGACCTGTATCTAATAATATTCAAAAATATATCACAACACTTATGCAGAAAATGGACCATCTGGAGTCCAGATTGATAACATAGAGTATATTTTTGCCAGTAGAGATTGCATGCCTATATCATACACAAGTGTATCTTGCTCCTGTCATATTATACTAATAATACATTATTCAATGACAGAAGTGGAAATGGGGCTGAGAATTATCTTTACATGAAATCTGCTTGATGGCAAGGACTTGAACTGAATGAATTTGATGTCTACATTATCTTAATTGACTGTATTGCGACGACATCAAATTCACACATTCACATGGTAATGAGAGTTAGACTGTGTCTTCCGCAGTTTTTGCCTCATCAAATGCTCTCAACCTGTCGTTGCTGGCTTCTTTGGCAGCATTGTCCTTGTTGGACTCTTCTTCTTTTTCCTCCAGATTagccttcctttcctcctcctttttctctTTGTACAACAACCGGTAGTTGATACCCATCCCCACGAACAGGAACACACTGGCAATAATAAGGATCACCCCACAGCTCTGGTAGGTGTATTGGTAGTCGTTGTAAATGTCTTTGAATTTACCTGTGGAAAAACAAAAGATGAATTCTAAATTGTATCATAAGTTAATAGTCTTTACTTTTCATAAAAATTTACCAGTTAGATGATTGTGTGTCTTTATATAGAAACAAGGTGCTTAACTAAACTACAAATACATGTCCGTGTGCACATACTCACCTAGCAAAGGGGGTCCTAACAAGACAGGCCCACACTCCACGATGGTGACCAGTCCCACTGCACTGGAGAAGCGCTGGGTTCCCACCAGGTCCATGAGTGTCTCAAACAGCACCGCACTCAGCCAGCCGAAGGCAAAGCCAAAGAAGATGGCGTAGATTACAAAGCCTGTGTAGTCCACGGAGATGGGTGCCAGGATGTGGCACACGCCATTCAATAGCACAGAGCAGGCAAAGAAGTACTGCACCCTGGGTCGTATCCACTTGGTATTGGCCACAATGCCCATGGAGGGCCGGGCCACCATGTCCACAAAGGCCAGAATAGACAGCAGGAAGGCTGCCTTCTCTTTGGGGATGTCCCTGCTCTTGGCGAAGTTACTAAGGAACACCAGTGGGGAGAAGAGACCAAAGAACATGATGACGTTACCCATGAGGTAGAGCACGAAGCCCCGGTGTTTGAACAGCGAGAGGTCAATAAAAGTGTTGCACTTCTGCGCACATGTCATACTCTCTTTGGCAACATCTTCACTTTTCAAGGAAGACTGTGGTTTGGTTTCGATGGGTCTCATGAGAGAGCCAGCCACGCAGCAGTTGAACAGCAGGCCTCCCAGGATCAGGAAGCTGCCCCTCCAGCCAAACTGGTCAAATAACCAACTGTTGAGAGGGGCCAGGGTGGACAGGAACACCGGGCTGCCTGCCATGGCGATTCCATTGGCGATGGGCCGCTTATGGTAGAAGTACTTCCCAATCATAGTAAGGGCTGGGTTCAGATTGAATGCCAGTCCCAAGCCTGTTGAAATACATTTATAACAGTTCAAAAAATATTTATGTTTAGTGATTTCCCATTGGTTTTAGTCTAGACACAGGATACTAGAGTGGTGATAGAGTTCCTAAAGAGTTCCCTAGAGGGCGATAAAGGtccttaacaaaaaaaaacaaattgtgATCATAAATGAAAGAGGCCTACCTCTGACAAAGGTTGAAACAGTAcccatacttaagtaaaagtaaagataacttaaCCTCAAATCtgacccttttttcaattttcgcctaaaatgacatacccaaatctaactgcctgtagctcaggacatgGATATTCTTGATacattttgaaagaaaacacattgaagtttgtggaaatgtgaaattaatgtgggagaatataacacattagaccGATCCTGCAGAGGTTAGAAAatcactcaagtaaaagtcacccagcaaAACACAACTTGAGTAAAAGACTCAAATATCTGGTTTTAAAATTTAAAACATTTAATGTACTTAAGTacggtggtggaaaaagtactcaattgtcataaaAGTAAAACGTAAAAGGAAATGCTTATACATCAAGTTCCTTATGTTACGCAAACAAGAAAGCACCATTTTTTCTTTcttattttttctttcttttttttacggACAGCcagtggcacactccaacactcagacataaaaAAGTATTTATGTTTAccaagtctgccagatcagaagcagtagggatgacaacgcGCTATATTGATaattgtgtgaattggaccatattgTTGTCCTGCCGGAGCAAGTATTTTTGGGTgtgagggaaaatgtatgggagtaaaaagtacatattgtctttaggaatgtagttgtcaaaaaatataaatagtaaagtacagataccccacaAATCAACCTAAGttgtacttcaaagtatttttgaCTTAGTTACTTTAGATCACTGACCTCCGACCACTCCCACACAGAAGTACAGTCCTTCCACTGAGTTACAGAAGGAGGCAGATATCAGTCCACACCCAGACAGTAATCCTCCACACATCATGACTGGACGACTCCCATACTTATTAACCAGGATACTGCTGATAGGAcctgagacaaacacacacacacacgtcacaaatGACAAATGCAATACCAAACAGTCAAGATGGTTCTCGTGTAGGGAAAAGTCACATTAGGCAACTATGCCCAAGCAAAACTGACTATACCATTATGACTATTGAAATCAAATGTTGATGACCTTTATAGGATGGCATTCCTTTCTCTTTATTAATATTTATTCACGTGTTTTTAAATATGTTCATAGAGAAGATTCCTTTCTTTATTCAAAATGTGATAAAGGGAAAGTGTATAATAAGAAAAGCCAGATAACTTCAGAGAGATGTTATATTTGACCACTAGAGGTCCCCAAAGTCACAGTTCTGAGAAACACCGGCGCAGCCAGAGATTCAACACAACTTGTGCAATGATTTCTCTCACTGCAGCACTGCAGCAATTTCTCTGGTCTAGCGACTGTTCGCAATGCAATCTCACACAAAACAAGACAATCACAATGAAATTGTGAGGTGTCGCCGCGGCTTGTGTGCTCCTAACGTAGGTGCTGAGAATGACAAAAGAAGATGTCTCTAAAGAGCCCTTCAGAACAAGGCTACTGTAAAATCCTGCTTCATTCTGCTCTGTAGGTGATAGTGTGTGTGcaggatgatgtgtgtgtgtgtgtaagagagaggttTTGTATAGATAAAAAAAAGTTGAAAGTACTTGAACACAGGATACAATTAGGACTGTAACCATAAAGTACATTGCATTTTATGTCCACTGTCTCCAAGCAGCATACTTAGCACAACATAAAAACAGC from Oncorhynchus clarkii lewisi isolate Uvic-CL-2024 chromosome 7, UVic_Ocla_1.0, whole genome shotgun sequence includes the following:
- the LOC139413265 gene encoding monocarboxylate transporter 1-like — translated: MPPATGGPQGYTPPEGGWGWAVVVGAFISIGFSFAFPKSITVFFKEIEVIFDCSSSQVSWISSIMLAVMYAGGPISSILVNKYGSRPVMMCGGLLSGCGLISASFCNSVEGLYFCVGVVGGLGLAFNLNPALTMIGKYFYHKRPIANGIAMAGSPVFLSTLAPLNSWLFDQFGWRGSFLILGGLLFNCCVAGSLMRPIETKPQSSLKSEDVAKESMTCAQKCNTFIDLSLFKHRGFVLYLMGNVIMFFGLFSPLVFLSNFAKSRDIPKEKAAFLLSILAFVDMVARPSMGIVANTKWIRPRVQYFFACSVLLNGVCHILAPISVDYTGFVIYAIFFGFAFGWLSAVLFETLMDLVGTQRFSSAVGLVTIVECGPVLLGPPLLGKFKDIYNDYQYTYQSCGVILIIASVFLFVGMGINYRLLYKEKKEEERKANLEEKEEESNKDNAAKEASNDRLRAFDEAKTAEDTV